One window of Papaver somniferum cultivar HN1 chromosome 9, ASM357369v1, whole genome shotgun sequence genomic DNA carries:
- the LOC113313104 gene encoding ubiquitin-conjugating enzyme E2 7-like, producing the protein MAVKTQASLLLQKQLRDLMKNPVDGFSAGLVKDDNIFEWSVTIIGPPDTLYDGGYFNAIMTFPANYPNSPPTVKFTSEMWHPNVYPDGRVCISILHAPGDDPNGYELASERWMPVHTVESIVLSIISMLSSPNDESPANVEAAKEWRDKRDDFRKKVSRIVRRSQEDF; encoded by the exons ATGGCTGTAAAAACCCAAGCAAGCCTTCTCCTTCAGAAACAGCTCAGAG ATCTTATGAAAAACCCAGTTGATGGGTTTTCTGCTGGGTTAGTCAAGGATGACAATATTTTTGAATGGAGTGTCACGATTATTGGACCTCCCGATACTCTGTA TGATGGAGGATATTTTAATGCTATCATGACCTTTCCTGCTAATTATCCTAACAGCCCTCCAACAGTAAAGTTTACTTCAGAAATGTGGCATCCTAATG TTTATCCTGATGGACGAGTCTGCATATCTATTCTTcatgctccgggtgatgaccctAATGGTTATGAACTTGCAAGTGAGCGATGGATGCCAGTTCATACG GTCGAAAGCATAGTTTTGAGTATCATATCCATGCTTTCAAGTCCTAATGATGAATCGCCTGCAAATGTTGAAGCTGCG AAAGAATGGAGGGATAAGAGAGATGATTTTAGAAAGAAAGTTAGCCGCATTGTGAGACGATCACAAGAAGATTTTTGA